One genomic window of Gossypium hirsutum isolate 1008001.06 chromosome D11, Gossypium_hirsutum_v2.1, whole genome shotgun sequence includes the following:
- the LOC107963080 gene encoding U-box domain-containing protein 9 produces MAEKGDSSATGAETTSMAEKETPSMTEKQASSATGEETSSMAEKETSSMAAERKSSAVGEETDLEKVVERVVTTIPEDDATYKIDIMNESRRLLSLLKEMKLNQTVGLGRGDGDRAFLDEQLVILGSGQNWLNDGNLKCAMVDRVLVELLLEKLSSSLPDQNEAAKDLQMLTKAKPSCREAFSKLNGAISRLLSPLSLTKVESNPELQEDLITTVLNILTDDRNKHLVGEHPRAIPLLTESMKYGTDETRRNAIAALVSLSALDLNKFIIGSSGALAPLLEVMCVGHPLAIKEAASAIRSLCKVYENQDKFTKLGAVKIILQKIKEGILVDELLGVLAVLSTHNDAVEELGDPDTFHYLIDIKRNTASEIARKKCIEILFNVSMLEKPSFGDEKKKSRRLV; encoded by the exons aTGGCTGAAAAAGGAGACTCATCAGCAACAGGGGCAGAAACAACTTCAATGGCTGAAAAAGAAACGCCTTCAATGACTGAAAAACAAGCGTCATCAGCAACTGGGGAAGAAACATCTTCAATGGCTGAAAAAGAAACGTCTTCAATGGCTGCAGAAAGAAAGTCATCAGCAGTAGGGGAAGAAACAGATTTAGAGAAAGTAGTGGAAAGAGTGGTGACAACGATTCCTGAAGATGATGCTACCTACAAAATTGATATAATGAACGAATCTAGAAGACTCTTGTCTCTTTTAAAAGAGATGAAGCTGAATCAAACGGTTGGTCTTGGAAGGGGTGACGGAGATAGAGCATTCTTGGATGAGCAACTCGTGATCTTGGGTTCAGGCCAG AACTGGTTGAATGATGGTAACCTAAAATGCGCTATGGTGGATCGAGTATTAGTAGAGTTGTTGCTTGAAAAGTTGTCGTCTTCACTTCCTGATCAGAACGAAGCTGCTAAAGACCTTCAAATGCTGACAAAGGCAAAACCATCATGTAGGGAAGCTTTTTCCAAGCTCAATGGTGCCATCTCTAGATTGCTCAGTCCGCTATCGTTAACCAAGGTCGAGTCAAATCCAGAGCTCCAGGAAGATTTGATCACAACAGTTTTAAACATTTTGACTGATGACCGCAATAAGCATCTCGTAGGGGAACATCCTCGTGCCATCCCTTTGCTTACTGAATCTATGAAGTACGGAACCGATGAAACAAGGAGAAATGCTATAGCTGCTCTCGTATCATTATCGGCACTCGACTTAAACAAGTTCATCATTGGAAGTTCCGGTGCTCTTGCACCTCTACTTGAAGTAATGTGTGTAGGACATCCATTGGCAATAAAAGAAGCTGCCTCTGCAATACGCAGCCTTTGTAAAGTATATGAGAACCAAGACAAGTTTACTAAATTAGGAGCAGTGAAGATAATCCTACAGAAGATCAAAGAGGGTATACTTGTTGATGAGCTATTGGGTGTTCTTGCAGTTCTATCTACACATAATGATGCCGTTGAAGAACTTGGGGACCCTGATACTTTTCATTACTTGATTGATATCAAAAGAAATACCGCTTCCGAAATTGCTAGAAAGAAATGCATCGAGATCCTGTTTAATGTGTCTATGTTAGAAAAACCTTCTTTTGGTGATGAGAAGAAGAAATCAAGGAGATTAGTCTAA
- the LOC107961888 gene encoding pentatricopeptide repeat-containing protein At4g20770 has product MKGIANLLQTCIDNKSLLLGKVLHAYILRTNLLTNTFLCNRLIELYSKCNDPTYAHRTFDNTPQKDIYSWNAVLSFYCKTGNLTFARKVFEQMPERNVVSWNNLISLMLKNGHQEKALDVYKLMVLEGFLPTHITFASVLSACGSVFDLQLGKRCHGLVIKIGLDKNIFVCNGLLSVYAKCGVMREAVQIFADIDEPNEVTFTSMMGGLGRIDGVVEALEMFRMMSRKGVRIDSVSLSAVLSVCAKGGEYDEFGCYENGDRLLRNVVLGEQIHGLAFKLGFEHDLYLGNSLLDMYAKNGIMKSAEMVFHTLGKPSVVSWNIMIAGYGQKGNSGKAIECFQRMQFSGFKPDEVTYINMLAACIKGGDVETARQMFDNMSCPSVISWNAIISGYSQNENHREAIDLFREMQFQSVKPDRTTVTVILGSCAGMAFLEGGKQVHAALQKAALHTDNYVAGGLIGMYSKCGKIERAEHIFSSMPELDIVCWNSMIAGLTLNSLNREAFMLFKQMRQGRMLPTEFSYATVLSCCTKLSSLFQGRQVHSQIVKDGYESDVFVGTALVDMYCKCGDIDGAWKHFDMMPVRNIVTWNEMIHGYAQNGYGDEAVHLYEDMIASGAKPDAVTFIAVLTACSHSGLVDLGFRIFNSMKSEHGIDPELDHYTCIIDCLSRAGHFHDAELLMEKMPYRDDPIVWEVVLSSCRVHGNVSLAQQAAQELFRLDPESSTPYVLLANIYSSLGRWDDVRVIRELMSEKQIVKDPGYSWTEDKEQDTCLLVG; this is encoded by the coding sequence ATGAAGGGCATAGCTAACCTTTTGCAAACTTGCATAGACAACAAATCTCTTCTGCTAGGCAAAGTCCTCCATGCTTACATTCTTCGCACCAACCTTTTAACCAATACTTTCCTATGCAACCGTCTCATTGAACTCTATTCCAAATGCAACGACCCAACATATGCTCATCGTACATTCGACAATACCCCTCAGAAGGACATTTATTCCTGGAACGCCGTTTTGAGTTTCTATTGCAAAACTGGGAACTTAACTTTTGCCCGTAAAGTGTTCGAACAAATGCCTGAAAGAAACGTTGTTTCCTGGAACAACCTGATTAGTTTAATGTTAAAAAATGGGCACCAGGAAAAAGCTTTGGATGTTTATAAGCTTATGGTTTTGGAAGGTTTTTTGCCCACCCATATTACTTTTGCTAGCGTTTTAAGTGCCTGTGGAAGTGTTTTTGATTTGCAGCTCGGGAAGAGATGTCATGGTCTTGTCATTAAGATTGGTCTTGATAAGAATATCTTTGTCTGTAATGGGTTATTGTCTGTTTATGCTAAATGTGGGGTTATGAGGGAAGCTGTTCAAATTTTTGCAGACATTGATGAACCTAATGAGGTTACTTTTACTTCAATGATGGGTGGGTTAGGAAGGATTGATGGGGTCGTTGAGGCTTTGGAGATGTTTAGAATGATGTCTCGGAAAGGGGTTCGGATTGATTCTGTTTCATTGTCTGCTGTTTTGAGTGTTTGTGCAAAGGGGGGAGAGTATGATGAATTTGGCTGTTATGAAAATGGAGATAGATTATTACGTAATGTTGTACTTGGAGAACAAATACATGGTCTTGCATTTAAGCTTGGATTTGAACATGATCTTTATTTGGGCAACTCATTGCTTGATATGTATGCTAAGAATGGGATTATGAAGAGTGCTGAGATGGTTTTCCATACTTTGGGAAAACCCAGTGTTGTCTCCTGGAATATAATGATTGCTGGATATGGCCAGAAAGGAAATAGTGGGAAAGCTATTGAGTGTTTTCAAAGAATGCAGTTTAGTGGTTTTAAACCTGATGAggttacatatattaatatgctTGCAGCGTGTATAAAGGGTGGAGATGTTGAAACTGCACGTCAAATGTTTGATAACATGTCATGCCCAAGTGTTATTTCATGGAATGCTATAATCTCTGGCTATTCCCAGAATGAGAATCACAGAGAAGCAATAGATCTTTTTAGGGAAATGCAGTTTCAAAGTGTAAAACCTGATCGGACTACTGTGACTGTTATCCTTGGCTCATGTGCTGGAATGGCCTTTCTGGAGGGTGGAAAACAGGTCCATGCTGCCTTGCAAAAGGCTGCTCTTCATACTGATAATTATGTTGCTGGTGGGCTGATTGGCATGTACTCAAAGTGTGGGAAGATAGAAAGGGCAGAGCACATATTTTCTTCCATGCCAGAGTTAGATATTGTCTGTTGGAATTCTATGATTGCAGGTCTTACTCTTAATTCTCTAAACAGAGAAGCTTTCATGCTCTTTAAGCAAATGCGACAGGGTAGAATGTTGCCTACTGAGTTCTCTTATGCCACAGTATTGAGCTGTTGCACGAAATTATCTTCTTTATTTCAAGGTAGGCAGGTCCACTCTCAGATAGTAAAAGATGGTTATGAGAGTGATGTGTTTGTAGGCACTGCTCTTGTTGATATGTATTGTAAATGTGGTGACATAGATGGGGCATGGAAGCATTTTGATATGATGCCTGTCAGAAACATCGTTACATGGAATGAGATGATACATGGATATGCCCAGAATGGATATGGAGATGAGGCGGTTCATCTATATGAAGACATGATTGCATCAGGTGCGAAACCTGATGCTGTAACCTTTATTGCTGTTTTGACTGCTTGTAGCCACTCAGGATTAGTAGACTTGGGGTTCAGAATTTTCAACTCAATGAAGAGTGAGCATGGAATTGACCCAGAATTGGATCATTATACTTGCATCATTGACTGTCTCAGCCGAGCTGGTCATTTTCATGATGCAGAGCTCCTTATGGAAAAGATGCCATATAGAGATGATCCAATTGTATGGGAAGTTGTGCTTAGTTCTTGTAGAGTCCACGGTAATGTCAGTTTAGCTCAACAGGCAGCACAGGAACTCTTTCGCCTGGACCCTGAGAGCTCTACCCCTTATGTGCTTTTAGCCAATATCTATTCATCTTTAGGAAGATGGGATGATGTAAGAGTTATAAGAGAGCTGATGAGTGAAAAGCAGATTGTTAAGGATCCTGGTTATAGTTGGACCGAAGATAAAGAGCAAGATACATGTCTACTTGTTGGGTGA